A window of Pseudomonadota bacterium genomic DNA:
TAAAAGGCTTCGATGTTTTTCCTGTCATCATCAAGCGCCTCTTCATCGAGAATACCGGAACCATCAAACCAATAAAACATGTCTTTCTTTCTTGTTCTCATAAAATCTTTCAACTTACTGTCTTTAAATGTCTTATTCCCCGTAAAAGCAATTTTTGTAACATATGCCTTCTCGGGTTCATCAATTAAAAACTTTACGCTTGCCTCGTAGCCTTCCTCATAATCAATTTCGTAATTAACCTTTGTTGCATAATAACCTTTGCTTGAATAAAACTTTCTGATTTCATCCATGCTTTCTTTTATCTTTTCAATATTAAGTACGGTGTTGGTTTTGATTTTAAGTTTTTCAGTGATTTCGGTTGTTTTGAGTTTTTTATTGCCTGACAATAAGATATTTTTGATTGGTGGTCTTTCAATAACCACAAAAGTTACGGTTTTCCCTTTATCGGTATCCTGAACGTCTATCTGGACATCGCTAAAAAAACCAGTTTTATAGATATTTTTCATGTCGTCCTGGATTTTATCAAGGCTGTATGGTTCGTTTTCCTTGATTTTTATGTTGTTCATTATAAAACCTGTGTCGATCCTTTCGTTTCCCGTCACGTTGATCTTTGCAATTTTATTTGGCTCATCGGCCCGGATAATACCCGGAAACGCGCAGAAAACCACTAAAAAAATGACAATAATTGTCTTGAAAGTCCTCATTAAGAATAGCAAAATTAACAGAAAAATGCCTTATTGTAAAGGTAAAAAGTCAGACAGCTCTTTAAACAAATAATTTGAATATACGTGCGTTCCAACGTATAATTTCACCTGTATGTGCAAAGTATATCTTGTAGGAGCAGGACCAGGAGATTTAAGGCTTATTACATTAAGAGGCTTTGAACTCATTCAAAAAGCAGACGTCATTATTTATGATTATCTGGTCAATAAAGATCTTTTAAGCTATTCCAGAAGTGAAGCTGAGCTTATATACGTTGGGAAACAGGCATCTCAACATGAATTGCCTCAATACGACATTAATAGTCTGTTAGTCGAGAAGGCAAAAAAAAGGGGAATTATAGTGAGATTAAAGGGCGGCGATCCTTTTATTTTTGGAAGAGGCGGGGAAGAGGCTGAGTTTTTATATGAACACGGGATAGATTTTGAAATCGTCCCCGGCGTCACATCTGCCATATCTGCACCAGCCTATTCAGGTATTCCCCTTACCCACAGAGATTATGCATCCACAGTCGCCTTTATTACAGGACACGAAGATGATAAAAAGGGACAATCCACAATCAAATGGGATGAGCTTGCCAAAGGGCCGGATACACTCGTATTGCTTATGGGCATAAAGAACCTGAAAGAAATTAAGGAAAAATTGATAAATGGAGGTAGAAATCCTCAGACTCCTTCGTGCATCATTCAATGGGGTACCCTGCCCGAGCAGAAAGTTGTTACAGGGCCACTACATAAAATAGACACACTTGCCGAAAAAGAACGGATAAAACCACCGGGAATAATTATTGTTGGTGAAGTAGTAAATCTGAGAAAAAAACTGAAGTGGTTTGAAAACAAACCCCTTTTTGGAAGAAAAATAGCAGTAACAAGGGCGCCGCACCAATCAATAAAACTTGGGGGACTTCTCACTGAAAAAGGCGCACAAGTAATGTATTTACCAACTATAGAGATCATACCTATAGAACCGAATGAACCCCTCGTGGAATCGATACATTTCATTGAGAAGTATTGCTGTATTATATTTACCAGTGTTAATGGTATCTCTGTATTTTTTGATAACCTTTTTAGATGTGGCAAGGATATAAGGGCTTTACATGGCATAAAGATCCTGCCTATCGGGGAAGCTACCGCCTCTCTTCTGAAATCTAAAGGCATTGTTCCTGACTTTCTTCCGGAAAAATTCATTTCGGAAGGAATCATAGACGTGCTTAAAGGCATGGAAATTAAGGACAAGCAGTTTCTTCATCCACGGGCAGAAGAGGCAAGGGATGTGATTGTCGAATATATCAGAAACCAGGGAGGACTGTGCGATGTAATCCCCATATACAAGACTGCTTTACCGAAATCCCCTGCCTTACTTACAAAAAAACCTGACATCGTAACATTCACAAGTTCCTCGACAGTAAACAACTTTATCAAGCTATACGGAAAGAATGTCTTACAGAATACTTTAATCGCCTCAATAGGCCCCATCACAACAGAGACATTAAAAAACCACACTGTTGATGTTCATATAGAGGCTGAGCGGTATGATATAAATGGTTTGGTTGAAGCCATAGAATCTTACTTTAAAAAATGATGATGCTGGATGGCAATTAGCTGATAGCTGAAGGAGATGTTCATGTACTCAACACGCATATACTACCAGGACACAGATGCCGGCGGTGTGGTCTATTTTGCTAATTATCTCAAATTTTTCGAAAAATCCTGGTTTGAATACCTGCTGTCAATCGGTATTTCTATCCCTGAATGGGAAAAACAGGACACATATATTATAGTCAGAACTGTAACTATGGACCTGCTCGAAAAATTAAAATACGGAGATATTATTCAAGTCGCTACATCTGTGACAGAGATAAAGAATTCCTACTTTATTCTCTCACATACAGTGTTCAAAGAAGGAAAACCCACCACAAAGGGCGAAACCAAAATGGTCTGCATAAACATGGCCGGCAAACCCAAACGAATTCCAGATGAATTTAAAAATAAACTATTAAAAAATTCTTAATTCTAAATTCACAATTCTAAATTGCAATTATTTCCCCCGCAGCGCTTCCCAGCTTTTCAGTATCTGGAGACCCATGGCAAGTTGAAAATCATCATCTGCGGTATTTTTGTTATTAGAATTATCTTTAGAATTATCTAATGTCTTTATTTGTTTTTCAGTTTTTCCTTGTTTGTCGGGTTTTTCCGGTTTATCAGTTTCAATATGTTTATTAAGGTCTTTTTCCTTCAGAACCATTCCTTTTTCTTTGCCCCGCACAATGTTACTATCAACGGCAATATCCGGTGAAATACCCTCTGCCTGGATCGAACGGCCCTTTGGTGTATAATATTTCGCCGTAGTTAATCTTACAGCAGAACCGTCTCCGAGCGGAAAAATAGTCTGAACTGAGCCCTTACCAAAGGTCTTTGCGCCTACAATAATAGCCCTCTTATAATCCTGCAAAGCACCGGCAACAATCTCCGATGCGCTTGCGCTTCCTTCATTGACAAGCACTACAAGAGGACCAACATAATCACTTTTTTTATGTGCATAAAACTTCATATTACTGTCCTCTTTCTTCTTGCCATCAATGGACACAATTAAACCATCTGTGAGGAATTTATCCGATATTTCAACAGCCTGCTCAAGGAGTCCACCAGGGTTATTTCTCATATCAAGAATAACACCCTTTAATGGTTTTTCCTTGTTACTCTGTTCTAACTCTTTCATGGCATTATCAAAATCCTTTGATGTCTTTTCCTGGAATTGCACTATTCGAATATACCCATAATTATCTTCAATCATTCTATACTTGACGCTTTTGACAACAATAACGTCCCTCACTACTTTAAATTCCTGAGGAGTTGTAAATCCTTCTCTCATTATCGTTAATGCAACGGGTTTACCTTTGGTCCCCCGTATCATTTTTACAATATCAATAAGATTCATATTCTTTGTAGGTTTTCCATCAATCCTCACAATGTGATCCCCTGTTTTGACACCAGCCTTGTATGCAGGCGTATCTTCTATTGGCGTAATCACTACGGGAAAACCATCTTTTACGGTAATCTCAATGCCTATACCACCAAATTCGCCCTTCGTTTCTGTCTGCATATCCTTATACATATCGGGCGTCAAAAATGATGAATGAGGGTCAAGAGATTCAAGGATACCCTTGATGGCAGAATAGACAATTTCTTTATCCTTCACTTCATCAACATAATTTTTCTTAACAAGGTCTATAACATCAGAGAATGTTTTCAAATATTCATAGATCTCCTTGTTGTCATTGCTTGGATATACTCTTTTTCCCTGGGCACCCATAAGAAAACCAAGGATAAAAACAATGACGAAAAACATGCTTAAAGACAGCTTCAGCTTTTTACTCATATACACATCCTCCTGACGTGATAATACTACAATCCTTTTAAATTTTCAATGATTTAGCAAATAGCAATTAGCTTATAGTGTTTAGCCGTTAGTTATCAAAAATATTTTATAAGCTTCGAGGCGCTACAAAAGATAGTAGATTCCCACGGGCAAGCACGTGGCACTGATATATACACGCGTTGCGTGAATAATAATGCATTCACCCACGCTTGAAAGCGTGATCCTCATACCTTGCGTCTTTGGTGGGTAAGAAGTACCGCGAATGTAAGTGAGTGGCATCTACCCAGCGAGCACCGCGAGCGAGAGGGGGAGGCTCCGCGGGCCGGGGCACCCGCTTGCGGGTCGTGTGGAGGGGGCGACGCAAGCCCCTGCAATAGGTTGTCGCTAATAGCGAATAATTTATGTTATTCTTTACCTTATGGAAACTGTTTTTGTTGCTATGAGTGGCGGTCTGGACAGCTCATTCGCTGCGTACCTTTTAAAACAGAAAGGTTACAAAGTCGTGGGAGTTACCTTTCAACTCCTGCCGGAATCCATGAAAAGCGTAAGAAACCCTAAAGCTTGCTGCTCGAGCGAAACCATCAACAGGGCTAAAAAGATTGCCGATAATTTATCCATACCCCACTATGTGATTAATTTAAGAAGAGAATTCGAAGAACATGTGATAGAAAATTTTATACATGAATATAAGTCGGGGAGAACACCTAACCCGTGTATCCTCTGTAACCGATACATTAAATTCTCTGCCTTCCTGAAAATGGCCCTATCCATAGGGGCAGATAAGGTGGCAACAGGCCATTATGCGAACATTAAAGAAACAACCGGGGGATTCATTATACAAAAAGGGTTCGATACCGCTAAAGACCAGTCTTACTTCCTGTATCCCATTGCAAAAGAGTCCTTGAAATACATCCTCTTCCCTCTCGGCTTACAAACAAAGGCCAGCCTTAAAGAAAGAATGTATGAAATAAAGTGGGAGTATCAAAAAGTAAAAGAAAGCCAGGATATCTGTTTCATTCCGGGGAGTGATTACAGGGAGTTCATGTCCGGTTTAGTCGGTCTGCATAAAGGGCCGGTTTATTCCGTTGAAGGCAAGTTGTTAGGACATCACGATGGCATTCATCTTTACACAATCGGCCAAAGGAGAGGATTAAAAATTCCTTACAAAGAACCTCTGTATGTGGTTGACATATTGGTTGAGGAAAACACCATTATTGCAGGGCCCAAAGAATCTCTTAAAAGAAAAAGGCTCCTTGCCAACAATATCAATATTTTACAAAAAACGACAAGCCAAATCACAGGCAAAATCCGATACAGGCAAAAAGAAGAACCCTGTACATACAGTGTTTCAGGGGATTCGCTCGAAGTAGAATTCACAAACCCTGTCTATTCTATCACGCCCGGACAATCGGTTGTACTCTACGATGGGGATACAGTCGTAGGTGGAGGAATAATAAATAACAGTATCAGAGAAACCTGTTGACAACAGAGAGCTGATGGTATAATTAATGAGAAAAAGGAGGGAAAAGCGATGCCGATATACATAATGTTCAGTAAGTTAACGAACGAAGGTAGAGCAACGATTAAAAATCATGCGGAACGCATTAAAGAAGTTGATAAAGAAATTGAAAATATGGGCGCCAAAGTTCTTGTGCAGTATGCAACTCTTGGCTTTTATGATTTTATAAATATCCTCGAAGCGCCAAATAATGAAACCATAGCAAGGGTATCTATCGAGCTTGGTTCGAGAGGAACAGTTCAAATCGTAACCATGCCGGCTATTCCTATCTTCGAATTCATAGAAAAGATGGAAGGACCGTATATACCTCCCACTTACTCAAAGCAGCCCGAAATTCCTAAGGAATATGAAGATAAAATGTTCGGATAGCTCAGGGATTAGCCCATAAATTTTCTGAAAATATCTCTTGCTATGACAATTCTCTGGATCTGGTTTGTACCTTCATAAATCTGGGTCGCCTTTGCATCCCTCATCATTCTTTCCACGGGATATTCTTTCGTATAGCCACATCCTCCAAGAATCTGCACTGCATCGGTAGTGACCTTCATGGCCACATCCGATGAATAAACCTTCGCCATGGCCGATAGTTTATCCACACCGATGGCGCTCATTTTGTCCCTTTCATAGACCTTCATATCAAGCAGATGAGCCGCATCGTAGACAAGCGCCCGCGCAGCCTCAACCTGAGTGGCCATATCAGCAACCATGAATTGAATACCTTCGAAATCTGCCAGTTTCTGTCCAAATTGTACCCTCTTCCAGGCATATTCTACTGCATAATCGAGGGCACCCTGGGCTATTCCTACTGCCTGTGCGCCTACGGCCGGTCTTGAAAGATTTAATGTTGACATGGCAATATCCCAGCCGTCTCCTTCTTTGCCAAGCAGATTGTCCTTTGTGAGCCTTACGTTGTCAAATATCAGTTCAGTAATGTCGGAACCAATCATACCCATTTTCTCTTCACTCTTTCCTATGGTGACACCGGGATAATCTCTCTCAACATAAAACGCGGAGATACCTTGTGTCCTCAATTTCGGGTTTGAGTTGACAAAAACTGTGTATATCTGGGCATTAGCTCCATTCGTTATCATACATTTTTTACCATTTAAATAATAATAATGGCCGTCTTTTGTTACGCTCGTTCTCATGTGGGATGCATCAGAGCCGGCGTCAGATTCAGACAAAGCAAAGGCAACAAGGTATGGTTTATCCGGTTCTGTAATCTTGCTGTATATGTACTCCTTCTGCTCTTCGTTTGCTGAAACCATAATGGGCATCAAGCCAACGTTGTGGGCAAGCGGTATAAGTGATGATGCACCGGATACCTTTGCAAGTTCCTCAATAACGAGGCAGAGAGAAGTAATATCTCCGTCAAGCCCTCCAAAACGTTCCGGGAGCATGAGATACAAAAAGCCCTGTTTTTTATATATATCCACAAGATCCCATGGAAATGCGCCTGTTGCATCTATTTCTTTTGCCCTTGGGGCAACCTTTTCATTTGCTATCTTTTCAGCAATCATTCGAATCATGCCATGCTTTTCAGAAAGATTCAGCATCCAGACAACCTCCTTTTAGTTGACAAAATCGCATTACTTCTAACATAATTTTCCTATAAATTAAATACAAATAAGGAGACACCATGTCTAAGGTATTTTTTACAGATTTAAGGACAAATCCGAAAAGAAACCTGTTGAATAAGATTGAGGATTTACTAAACAGAACAAAGGTAAACGAGAAAGTAAAGAAAAATGATATTGTTGCTATAAAAATACATTTTGGTGAACAGGGCAATACCTCATACCTGAGACCGGTCTTCCTGAGGACTATCGTCGAGAAGGTAAAAAGTGCAGGCGGGAAACCTTTTCTTACGGATACAAACACCCTCTACACAGGGTCAAGAAGCGATGCTATCAACCACATCACAACTGCAATACACAATGGTTTTGACTATGCCTGCGTTGATTGTCCGATCATCATAGCCGATGGGCTTCGCGGGGCAAGCGGTGAAAAGGTTTCAATAAATGGAGAAATCCTTAAAGAAGTTAGTATCGCCAGGGAAATTGTCGAGGCAGACGCTATGGTTGTGGTCACCCATTTCAAGGCCCATGAGCTGTCAGGTTTCGGAGGCTCAATAAAAAACATGGGGATGGGCTGTGCCACACGCGAGGGGAAACTTGTCCAGCACAGCAACGTTGCACCAAAAATCAACGTTAATACCTGTAAAGGTTGCAAGACCTGCCTTGAATATTGCCCTGCAGAGGCAATTTCAATGTCATCAAAAAAGTCTTTCATCAATCCAGAAAAATGCATCGGCTGCGGTGAATGTATCATTATCTGCCCTTTCCATGCCATTGAGATCCAATGGAATGAATCACCGGATATTTTCCAGAAAAAGATGGTGGAATATGCCTGCGGCGCCTTAAAGGGAAAAGAGAAAAAGGCTATCTATATTAATTTTGTCATGCAGGTAAGCCCTGCCTGTGACTGTTATCCCAATAGTGATGCCCCCATCGTAAGAGACATTGGTATACTTGCATCAACAGACCCCGTGGCTATAGATACAGCGTCATGCGATCTCGTGAACAATGAAAAATCTATTCCTAATACAGCAATAAAAAAACCCCTCAAGAAAGGGGATGACAAATGGAGGGCAATCTACCCCACAATAGACTGGAATATACAGCTTGACCATGCGGAAAAGTTAGGACTGGGGGAACGAAAATATATACTGGTGAAGATTTAAGCTTAGTAATTGATTGTAATGTCAGGTAATTTTATTTTTTATTTACCGAATAAAATATTAACTCACGTCATTTTTTTTGTAAGCAGGATATGAGTAAGGAAGGCACTGCTAAAGGAGATTATTATTGAAATTCCCGTACCACCCCACAGCCCAAGAGGAACAAAGGTATATCTTGCCGCAATCCCATAAATCACAACGCTTATCGCACCAAAGATTGAAGCCTTCATTACCGCTGAAGAAAACCCGGCTCCATGGGAAAAATAGGTGATAAGCAGTGTTCCCAGAAACATTGCAGGAAACATAGTGAATACACCGCCCAGAAGAGGTCCGCCAATTCTTGTCATAACAACAGCGATTGTAACAATGAACCCGCTGATAAGACCCCGTATAACCATAAGGGTAAAGGTAAGCTTTACCTTCCTGCTCGATTCAGATTTAACCTGTAATTTTTTTTCCACAAAATAAAAGGAAACCAGTAACAGGTCAATATAACCAACAACAGAAAAGACAAAGTTATTAAATTTGAAAATCACAAGCAAGAAAGAAAGAATAAACCATACAGCCAGCGCACCGGATAAAGCCAGCCAGAAATTGATTCTAACAAGCAGGATATATGCCACGATAAAAAGACAATTTATCCCCCCGACTATGGGCACAACGGTTGTAGCTTCGGCAGCTACTTTTGTAGACTGTGTCCATGCAATAAAAAATAGTCCAAGCAGGATGGTTGATGGAAGCCCCGCCACAAGTCCACCCACTTTGCTGCCATATCGTTCAGCAACAATAGTCCCTGATGTGACCCAGACACTCCCCACGACAAAAGACAATATAAGTTTTAATAAAAAGATGTTATCCATAATTTAAAACAAATTCAAAATTCCAAGCACCAAATCCCAAATAAGCACAAAAAAATATAATTAATAAGGATATTCAATAACCAATAATCAAATTACAATATACAAACAAATTACAAATTACAATAACCAAAAATGATAAACTCGTAAAAAGTTGGTAAGGAAATTCTAAGCACTAATCTTTTGAATTTGTTTGGAATTTGGATATTGGAGTTTGGAATTTGCAAGCATAAATTTCAAATATGTTTGGTTAGGATTTAGATACTCGGATTTAGGATTTTCTCCCACGATATTGATAATAATAGCATTTAATATCGCCATTATAAAGTTTACGATTGTTATCGGCCTTTTT
This region includes:
- the cobA gene encoding uroporphyrinogen-III C-methyltransferase; translated protein: MCKVYLVGAGPGDLRLITLRGFELIQKADVIIYDYLVNKDLLSYSRSEAELIYVGKQASQHELPQYDINSLLVEKAKKRGIIVRLKGGDPFIFGRGGEEAEFLYEHGIDFEIVPGVTSAISAPAYSGIPLTHRDYASTVAFITGHEDDKKGQSTIKWDELAKGPDTLVLLMGIKNLKEIKEKLINGGRNPQTPSCIIQWGTLPEQKVVTGPLHKIDTLAEKERIKPPGIIIVGEVVNLRKKLKWFENKPLFGRKIAVTRAPHQSIKLGGLLTEKGAQVMYLPTIEIIPIEPNEPLVESIHFIEKYCCIIFTSVNGISVFFDNLFRCGKDIRALHGIKILPIGEATASLLKSKGIVPDFLPEKFISEGIIDVLKGMEIKDKQFLHPRAEEARDVIVEYIRNQGGLCDVIPIYKTALPKSPALLTKKPDIVTFTSSSTVNNFIKLYGKNVLQNTLIASIGPITTETLKNHTVDVHIEAERYDINGLVEAIESYFKK
- a CDS encoding thioesterase family protein, with the translated sequence MYSTRIYYQDTDAGGVVYFANYLKFFEKSWFEYLLSIGISIPEWEKQDTYIIVRTVTMDLLEKLKYGDIIQVATSVTEIKNSYFILSHTVFKEGKPTTKGETKMVCINMAGKPKRIPDEFKNKLLKNS
- a CDS encoding S41 family peptidase, with the translated sequence MSKKLKLSLSMFFVIVFILGFLMGAQGKRVYPSNDNKEIYEYLKTFSDVIDLVKKNYVDEVKDKEIVYSAIKGILESLDPHSSFLTPDMYKDMQTETKGEFGGIGIEITVKDGFPVVITPIEDTPAYKAGVKTGDHIVRIDGKPTKNMNLIDIVKMIRGTKGKPVALTIMREGFTTPQEFKVVRDVIVVKSVKYRMIEDNYGYIRIVQFQEKTSKDFDNAMKELEQSNKEKPLKGVILDMRNNPGGLLEQAVEISDKFLTDGLIVSIDGKKKEDSNMKFYAHKKSDYVGPLVVLVNEGSASASEIVAGALQDYKRAIIVGAKTFGKGSVQTIFPLGDGSAVRLTTAKYYTPKGRSIQAEGISPDIAVDSNIVRGKEKGMVLKEKDLNKHIETDKPEKPDKQGKTEKQIKTLDNSKDNSNNKNTADDDFQLAMGLQILKSWEALRGK
- the mnmA gene encoding tRNA 2-thiouridine(34) synthase MnmA — protein: METVFVAMSGGLDSSFAAYLLKQKGYKVVGVTFQLLPESMKSVRNPKACCSSETINRAKKIADNLSIPHYVINLRREFEEHVIENFIHEYKSGRTPNPCILCNRYIKFSAFLKMALSIGADKVATGHYANIKETTGGFIIQKGFDTAKDQSYFLYPIAKESLKYILFPLGLQTKASLKERMYEIKWEYQKVKESQDICFIPGSDYREFMSGLVGLHKGPVYSVEGKLLGHHDGIHLYTIGQRRGLKIPYKEPLYVVDILVEENTIIAGPKESLKRKRLLANNINILQKTTSQITGKIRYRQKEEPCTYSVSGDSLEVEFTNPVYSITPGQSVVLYDGDTVVGGGIINNSIRETC
- a CDS encoding GYD domain-containing protein, which encodes MPIYIMFSKLTNEGRATIKNHAERIKEVDKEIENMGAKVLVQYATLGFYDFINILEAPNNETIARVSIELGSRGTVQIVTMPAIPIFEFIEKMEGPYIPPTYSKQPEIPKEYEDKMFG
- a CDS encoding acyl-CoA dehydrogenase family protein, producing the protein MLNLSEKHGMIRMIAEKIANEKVAPRAKEIDATGAFPWDLVDIYKKQGFLYLMLPERFGGLDGDITSLCLVIEELAKVSGASSLIPLAHNVGLMPIMVSANEEQKEYIYSKITEPDKPYLVAFALSESDAGSDASHMRTSVTKDGHYYYLNGKKCMITNGANAQIYTVFVNSNPKLRTQGISAFYVERDYPGVTIGKSEEKMGMIGSDITELIFDNVRLTKDNLLGKEGDGWDIAMSTLNLSRPAVGAQAVGIAQGALDYAVEYAWKRVQFGQKLADFEGIQFMVADMATQVEAARALVYDAAHLLDMKVYERDKMSAIGVDKLSAMAKVYSSDVAMKVTTDAVQILGGCGYTKEYPVERMMRDAKATQIYEGTNQIQRIVIARDIFRKFMG
- a CDS encoding DUF362 domain-containing protein, which translates into the protein MSKVFFTDLRTNPKRNLLNKIEDLLNRTKVNEKVKKNDIVAIKIHFGEQGNTSYLRPVFLRTIVEKVKSAGGKPFLTDTNTLYTGSRSDAINHITTAIHNGFDYACVDCPIIIADGLRGASGEKVSINGEILKEVSIAREIVEADAMVVVTHFKAHELSGFGGSIKNMGMGCATREGKLVQHSNVAPKINVNTCKGCKTCLEYCPAEAISMSSKKSFINPEKCIGCGECIIICPFHAIEIQWNESPDIFQKKMVEYACGALKGKEKKAIYINFVMQVSPACDCYPNSDAPIVRDIGILASTDPVAIDTASCDLVNNEKSIPNTAIKKPLKKGDDKWRAIYPTIDWNIQLDHAEKLGLGERKYILVKI
- a CDS encoding DUF3147 family protein; protein product: MDNIFLLKLILSFVVGSVWVTSGTIVAERYGSKVGGLVAGLPSTILLGLFFIAWTQSTKVAAEATTVVPIVGGINCLFIVAYILLVRINFWLALSGALAVWFILSFLLVIFKFNNFVFSVVGYIDLLLVSFYFVEKKLQVKSESSRKVKLTFTLMVIRGLISGFIVTIAVVMTRIGGPLLGGVFTMFPAMFLGTLLITYFSHGAGFSSAVMKASIFGAISVVIYGIAARYTFVPLGLWGGTGISIIISFSSAFLTHILLTKKMT